GGCCCGGGAGCTCACGGATCGCCACCTGGCGCGCATCGCGGCGGTCGATTCCACCGTGCATGCCTTTCTGGAGGTCACCGCCGAGCGGGCGCGGGCCGATGCCGATCGCATCGACGCGGCCCGGGCGGCGGGCGAGACCCTGCCCCCCCTGGCCGGCATTCCTCTGGCGATCAAGGACAACCTCTGCACCAAGGGCATCCGCACCACCTGCTCCAGCCGCATGCTGGAGAACTTCGTCCCCCCTTATGAATCCACGGTGACCGAGCGGCTCTGGCGGGCCGGCGCGGTGCTGCTGGGCAAGACCAACCTCGACGAGTTCGCCATGGGCAGCTCCACCGAGACCTCGGCCTTCGGCGCCAGCCGCAATCCCTGGAGTCCGGATCGGGTGCCCGGCGGCAGCTCGGGCGGCAGTGCGGCCGCCGTGGCCGCCGGTGAATGCATCGGTTCGCTGGGCTCCGACACCGGGGGATCGATCCGCCAGCCCGCCAGCTTCTGCGGGGTGGTGGGCCTCAAGCCCACCTACGGCCGGGTGAGCCGCTGGGGTCTGGTGGCCTTCGCCTCCTCCCTCGACCAGGTGGGTCCGTTCAGCAGCAGCGTGGCCGATGCCGCCGAGCTGCTGCAGGCGATCGCCGGGGAGGACCCCCGCGACGCCACCTGCCTGCGGGCGCCGGTGCCCGACTACTCCGCCGACCTGGAGACACCCATCGCCGGGCTGCGGGTGGGCCTGATCCGGGAATGCTTCGACCAGGAGGGCCTTGATCCCGAAGTGAAGGCCTCGGTGCTGACGGCCGCCGCCCAGCTGGAGGCCCTGGGCTGTGAGCTGGTGGATGTGAGCTGCCCCCGTTTCAACGACGGCATCGCCACCTATTACGTGATCGCCCCCTCGGAGGCCTCCGCCAACCTGGCCCGCTACGACGGCGTCAAGTACGGCTTCCGGGCCGCTCCCGGCGAGCCGGGCGGCGACGGCCTGGCGGCCATGACCGCCCGCAGCCGGGCCGAGGGCTTCGGCGAGGAGGTGCAGCGCCGCATCCTGATCGGCACCTATGCCCTGTCGGCCGGCTACGTGGACGCCTACTACCGCAAGGCCCAGCAGGTGCGCACCCTCATCCGCCGCGATTTCGACCGCGCCTTCGAGACTGTCGATGTGCTGCTGACCCCCACCTCGCCCACCACCGCCTTTCCCAGCGGCGCCCACGCCGGCGATCCCCTGGCCATGTACCTGGCCGACCTGCTCACCATCCCCGCCAACCTGGCCGGCCTGCCGGCCATCAGTGTCCCCTGCGGCTTCGACGCCCAGGGCCTGCCGATCGGCCTGCAGCTGATCACCGGCGTGCTGGAGGAGCCCAAGCTGCTGCGGGTGGCCCACCAGTACGAGCAGGCGGCCCGGGTGATGGACGCCCGGCCCGCAGCGGCGCTGGTGGCCTGATCAGAAGGGAGAATTCCCACCTTCCCGGAGGAGCCACCGGACACGCCCTTAGGGTGGTGATCTTGATCGGGTGTCGCCGGCGATGAACCCGGACGAAGCGGCGATCCGACAGGTGCTGAATCGGTGGGCCGAAGCCACCCGGGAGGGTCGCCAGGACGACGTTCTCGCCCACCATCAGGACGACCTGGTGATTTTCGATGTCCTGTCGCCGCTGCGGTACACCTCGGCGGCCCAGTACCGCGCCAGCTGGGAGTCCTGGCAGCCGGACGCCCGCGGCGCCGTGCTGTTTGCCCTGCAGGATCTCGCTGTCGAGGCAGGAGCCGACGTGGGTTATGCCTTTGGCCTGCTCCAGTGCGGGGGAACACTCCCGGACGGACAGATGTTCAGCGATATGGTGCGGATCACGTTCGGCCTGCGAAAGCGTGACGGACGATGGAAGGTTGCCCATCAGCATGTCTCCAGGCCGATCGACAGGGGCTGATGGATCATGCCCTCCAGCAAGGAGATCCCGATGAAACGCGGCGTGGCCGCCCTGCTGTTCCTGATCGCCACCGCCCTTCCCGTCCGGGCCGCTCAGGACAATGTCCGCTGCCTGAGATCCATCGGCGTGGAGCCTCTTCAGAGAATCCAGTTCGGCCTTCGATCCAACAGTGATTCCAGCGCCTACGTGCTCTACCAGGGCAGCCGTGGGCCCATCCCCCTGAAACTGTTGAAGGTGACGGAGCTCAGGCGGGTCGAAGGGGGAAGGCCATCGGAGTTCGAGACGCAGTGGATGGAAGCGATCGCTCCTGAATCGGCAGGGCGGTATGTCTACACCAACGAAGGGGCACTGATTGATGATTTCCAGTACATCCGCAACGATGGAAGGATCATCCAGTTCGTGGATGATTCTGATGCACTGGAGGCCGGCCGGTGCACCTGGGCACCGCCCTAGGCAGCCCCGCTCAGGGATGGTTGGCTGCGGCTCCATGAACGCGGTTGCATCACATCGGCCACGGATCCGCCGCATGGTTCTCGCTGCGTGGCCCTGCAGCCTGAGTAGAGAGAAGTATGGAACATCCAGAAGATCAATTTCCACAAGACCGCCGTCCCCAGGATCGACAGAATCGGTATTGGCTGGCTCTGGTCACTGCCGTGGTGTTGGCGGTGACCGGTTTCGCCATCCTCAACAACCAGCATCAGCAACGGCTTCAAGCTGAGGCCCAGACCCAGGCGGCCCAGGATCAGGCCAACCGGGAGGCCATGCAACGGATGGAGGGCGAAATCGCCCTCAAGAATGAACTGGAATCCGCCTCGCAGCGTGAGGCTGCCCTGCAGTTGCAGCTCAGGGAGATGGACGCCGGAGCGAACCGGCTCCAGGCCGCCGATGGCCAGCAGCAGGCCAGGCGCCAGCAGGCGGAACGGGACCTTCAGGAGCTGCGGACCCAGCGCGCCAGGCTTGAGAAGCAGGTCGACTGTGAGCGGATTCAGCTGACGGTGAACCAGCTCACGGCCAAGGGCGACACCGACCAGGCCACCAAGCTCCAGAACCTCTGGGCCACGCCCTGCCCCAATCTCCAGGCGGTCCGATAGCCAGGACACCAGATCTGGTGGTGTCCCAGGTAAGGTGGCCGCAACATGTGGTGGCGCTGCCCTCCGAGCCGTGGCCTTCGTTCCGCTCCACAACCACAGTGACTACAGCCTGCTGGACGGGGCCTCCCAGCTGCCGGCGATGGTGCAGCGGGCCGTGGAGCTGGGCATGCCGGCCCTGGCCCTCACCGACCACGGGGTGATGTACGGCGCCATCGAGCTGCTCAAGCTCTGCACCAAGGCGGGCATCAAGCCGATCATCGGCAACGAGATGTACGTCATCAACGGCTCGATCGACGACCCCCAGCCGAAGAAGGAGCGCCGTTACCACCTGGTGGTCCTGGCCAAGAACGCCGTCGGCTACCGCAACCTGGTGAAGCTCACCAGCATCAGCCACCTTCGCGGCATGCGCGGCCGGGGGATCTTCGCCCGGGCCTGCATCGACAAAGCCCTGCTGCGGCAGTACAGCGAAGGGCTGATGGTGGCCACCGCCTGCCTGGGCGGCGAGATCCCCCAGGCGATCCTGCGCGGTCGCCCGGAGGTGGCCCGCGAGGTGGCGAGCTGGTACCGGGAGGTGTTCGGGGACGACTTCTACCTGGAGATCCAGGACCACGGAGGCGTCGAGGACCGCATCGTCAACGTTGAGATGGCGCGGATCAGTGCCGAGCTGGGCATTCCCCTGGTCGCCACCAACGACGCCCACTACCTCACCAGCAACGACGTCGAGGCCCACGACGCCCTGCTGTGCGTCCTCACCGGCAAGCTGATCAGCGACGAGAAGCGACTGCGCTACACGGGCACCGAATACATCAAGAGCGAAGCGGAGATGGCCCGGCTCTTCGCCGACCATCTTGAGCCCGAGGTGATCGCAGGCGCCATCGCCACCACCGCCAAGGTGGCGGAGAAGGTGGAGGACTACGACATCCTCGGGCGCTACCAGATGCCCCGCTTCCCGATCCCCGAGGGCCACACGCCGGTGAGCTACCTCAGCGAGGTGAGCCACCAGGGACTGCGGGACCGGCTGGGGATCGCCGCCGACGCCGCCATCGATCCGGCTTACGGGGAGCGGCTGGCGTTCGAGCTGCAGGTGATGGAGCAGATGGGCTTCCCCACCTACTTCCTGGTGGTCTGGGACTACATCCGCTTCGCCCGCGAGAACGGCATCCCGGTGGGGCCGGGCCGGGGTTCGGCCGCCGGGTCGCTGGTGGCCTATTCCCTCGGCATCACCAACATCGACCCGGTGGAGCACGGCCTGCTGTTCGAGCGCTTCCTCAACCCGGAACGCAAGTCGATGCCTGACATCGACACCGATTTCTGCATCGAGCGCCGCGGCGAGGTGATCGACTACGTCACCCGCCGCTACGGCGAGGACAAGGTGGCCCAGATCATCACCTTCAACCGGATGACCTCCAAGGCGGTGCTCAAGGACGTGGCCCGGGTGCTCGACATCCCCTACGGCGAAGCCGACCGGTTGGCCAAGCTGATTCCCGTGGCCCGGGGCAAGCCCGCCAAGCTCGCCGAGATGATCGGCCCCGAATCGCCCGTGCCGGAGTTCCGCGAGAAGTACGAGAACGATCC
This genomic stretch from Cyanobium gracile PCC 6307 harbors:
- a CDS encoding YybH family protein; translated protein: MNPDEAAIRQVLNRWAEATREGRQDDVLAHHQDDLVIFDVLSPLRYTSAAQYRASWESWQPDARGAVLFALQDLAVEAGADVGYAFGLLQCGGTLPDGQMFSDMVRITFGLRKRDGRWKVAHQHVSRPIDRG
- the gatA gene encoding Asp-tRNA(Asn)/Glu-tRNA(Gln) amidotransferase subunit GatA encodes the protein MGIAEWREQLRRGEVSARELTDRHLARIAAVDSTVHAFLEVTAERARADADRIDAARAAGETLPPLAGIPLAIKDNLCTKGIRTTCSSRMLENFVPPYESTVTERLWRAGAVLLGKTNLDEFAMGSSTETSAFGASRNPWSPDRVPGGSSGGSAAAVAAGECIGSLGSDTGGSIRQPASFCGVVGLKPTYGRVSRWGLVAFASSLDQVGPFSSSVADAAELLQAIAGEDPRDATCLRAPVPDYSADLETPIAGLRVGLIRECFDQEGLDPEVKASVLTAAAQLEALGCELVDVSCPRFNDGIATYYVIAPSEASANLARYDGVKYGFRAAPGEPGGDGLAAMTARSRAEGFGEEVQRRILIGTYALSAGYVDAYYRKAQQVRTLIRRDFDRAFETVDVLLTPTSPTTAFPSGAHAGDPLAMYLADLLTIPANLAGLPAISVPCGFDAQGLPIGLQLITGVLEEPKLLRVAHQYEQAARVMDARPAAALVA